One Ailuropoda melanoleuca isolate Jingjing chromosome 14, ASM200744v2, whole genome shotgun sequence DNA segment encodes these proteins:
- the C14H22orf39 gene encoding UPF0545 protein C22orf39 homolog has product MADGGGWRPPRPCEAYRAEWKLCRSARHFLHHYYVHGERPACEQWRRDLASCREWEERRSADAQRSLCESERARVQATRKHALVWALRQSPPADWHLPLPQEEKDQ; this is encoded by the exons ATGGCGGACGGCGGCGGCTGGCGG CCGCCTCGCCCCTGCGAGGCCTACCGCGCGGAGTGGAAGCTCTGCCGCAGCGCCAGACACTTCCTGCACCACTACTACGTCCACGGCGAACGGCCGGCCTGCGAGCAGTGGCGGCGCGACCTGGCCAGCTGCCGGGAATGGGAGGAGCGCCGGAGCGCGGACGCCCAG CGGTCCCTCTGTGAGAGCGAGCGTGCAAGAGTCCAAGCTACACGGAAGCATGCCCTGGTGTGGGCCCTGAGGCAGAGCCCTCCTGCAGACTGGCACCTTCCTCTGCCACAGGAGGAGAAAGACCAGTGA
- the MRPL40 gene encoding 39S ribosomal protein L40, mitochondrial, which produces MALAALGVSVRALRSRSWPLGIWQTQIRDTHQRASLLSFWELIPMRAEPLRKKKRVDPKKDQAVKDRLKKRIRRLEKASQELIPIEDFITPARLLDKARQRPHVELPFEESERRALLLKKWSLYKHQEHEKERHAIRSMLESQQEALQELQLMSPELHAEATKQDPNLFPFEKEGPDYTPPVSNYQPPEGRYHDITKVYTQVQFKR; this is translated from the exons ATGGCCCTCGCGGCGCTTGGAGTTTCCGTTCGCGCTCTGCGCTCGCGGAGTTG GCCTCTGGGAATTTGGCAGACACAGATTAGAGATACCCACCAGCGAGCTTCATTATTGTCCTTCTGGGAACTCATTCCCATGAG AGCAGAACCTCTGCGAAAGAAGAAACGGGTAGATCCTAAAAAAGACCAAGCGGTAAAGGACCGTTTGAAAAAGAGGATCAGACGATTGGAGAAAGCTAGCCAGGAGCTAATTCCCATTGAAGATTTTATTACACCTGCGAGGCTCTTGGATAAAGCAAG ACAGCGGCCTCACGTAGAGCTTCCCTTTGAGGAGAGTGAGCGGAGAGCTCTGCTTCTGAAGAAGTGGTCTCTGTACAAGCATCAAGAGCATGAGAAGGAGAGGCATGCCATCAGGTCCATGCTTGAGTCCCAGCAGGAAGCTCTGCAGGAGCTGCAACTCATGTCCCCAGAGCTACATGCGGAGGCCACGAAGCAGGACCCCAATTTGTTCCCCTTTGAAAAAGAAGGGCCAGATTACACGCCACCAGTCTCCAACTACCAGCCCCCTGAAGGCAGGTACCATGATATCACCAAGGTCTACACACAGGTGCAGTTTAAGAGGTAG